The nucleotide window atatttttattgtttgatgaTATGGGTTTCAAACATTCAGTGATGAAATAGATTATATTGGCCaccaaaaaaatatgaaaataaacaagatacaatgtaTAAGAGGAATGGAAACCCTGGCCTAAAGTGTTCTACACATGTACGTAGTGATATGATGTCGTCAATGTAATGGACTTGGAATAAATTTACAAAACTCTATTATTTTATATCAGATTTGTACTTCTCTCATCTATCGGGGGTCATTGCTCCATCTTTTGTAAAGTCTGAAAAAtgcaaggttttttttaatagtttttctataagtatcttattttttttttttttttaaatggagaGTTGATCCACACATGTTGAAATAttccaatatttcaaataatttaattgCTCGTGTGCTTTATTTACAACCTATGGTAAAAATACATACTTTAAATCTAATTCTAACTCCATTTGAGagtgattttgtttttgtctttCCTATCTACCCACTCGTGGTAATTTTTCTCGCCTTGTTCATTCATCTTCTTTGAAtagaattggaatggtaattatcaagaagaTAATATTAACAGTCATTTAATACTATACCAAGTTTTATCTCGCTTCTGGGGCCCCGGGAGTACAGGAGTCCTAAAAACAATCTATGTCCCCTCGTCTCTTAGATGCATCATACCAAATTCgaaaagaattgaattggttGTTATTACgaagaaattaaaattttaaattgttcaCACACGACAGACGACAGAAGCAGACCAATAACAGTATGGCTGAAAAGTTTCCTGTGGAATATTGGGAAGGTTGTGTTCTAAGTTTCCCATTATCTGCGCTTTTTCTACAGGATCTGGAAGATGTTAGATAAGATGATAAGAATTATTTAAAGTCAGGTTTAACAATTAGAAACATGAAGTCCTTAAAAGAGCTATTTTCCGACTACATGCATAAAACTCGCACAACACAACATATACAAGACAGTACTGTTTCAATATAGAGTAAGTATTATAATACATCACTATCTAGCGTCTTTAAGTTGACTCGTGGTCAAAAACCTACAAGTAGCCAgtaaatatcataaattattccaAAATACATCTTCATATACCGAATATATAAATAACTTATTTGAGACAATATAATATGCATTTGATTTGTACTTGTACTTTAGTGACTCAATTCTTTTTTATGAGTCGCACAAGGTATGAATGCATAGTGATTTGATAATCGTGGTATTGTACGGCATCGTGTCTGTTGGGGAGACTCCATGATTTCCATTGTCAGATATATCTTTGCTTTGACGCGACCACTGATTGATTAGTTTTTTCCATGATTTCCGTTTATGCCTGGTCTGTTTAAAGGCTGAGGTTTTCAACCAGTCGGTTTTCCTCAAGTAAGTTAAGTAAGGGCGGGGCTAATTTAAGGCAGGTGTGAAGCCCCAAGCCTGAGGAGACCCtgctagcttgtatataccgtcccaaatacacaggatgttatctgtgttacctgcattacctgtacgtttttgtAAGAACGAAAAATTCATAGTAGTCATTTTTCGTGTGCAGGTCAATCGAaacgttgataattaaatctaatgaatcaaacgtgtaaaaattaaagctcgataaatttatCTTATATAAATGAGAACGCTTAGACAGAATATTCTTTATtctaagttttcttgtatccatttaaCTGCCTCCGTCAGATACCCGGTATTCGACGATGGACtgccaaacatacagtttccgacGGGAGTTCCTGCGTACTGCGGtagattttctggctatgtaccgatcatcgtcccacgccctgtgatgactacatgtatttatattccaAAACTGTTCAGAAagttttattcattttgaattaatttttctgGAAGGCACACCAGAGATGGctgtgtgactcgtccataacgcatgGCCTACAAAACAGTCAGGACATTCGGATTTTCCGACAGTTCCTTCGataactggtccagacgaagaatttgTTCTTCCTCTGGATCCTAATTCCAACCATTGTATGCAAGAAAGCGCCCTTATAGCGGCTAACTTCTCTTCCGATAAGTTGACAGttacatcaattcaattaaaattagatgttagatccgcttgcGTACTCGCATACCTATGTATGCGAATACACGAGAGGATTTAACGTCTAATTTTAATAAGaataaagttacatgtacacgTTTGTCGCCATGTTTCGAGGGAAAATTACGCTTATAGATTTTCAAAtgagtgtaaacaaaatttcattaacgtacaatgtatttattCATAATTAATCTGATTAGCATAAAATCGATGTCcttgtaaattatattctaacaaTCCATAATAATTATTGTCAATCGTACCCATTCTTAAGCATACCCTACTATATTCTATAataattgatgtaattgtaTGCAAATTTTACTACTAGGCCTATTATTGTATAACTATCTCTACATGAAAATTCCCTCTCCAGTTGGATTTCGCGGTAACCATCAAAGGATTGCACGAGCGCCTCGATCGCCTGATAAGATAGATAAGGTAtactaaatgtccatcaatttctagcattGAATGTGAAGCtcaatttctcctgattgacaagggttcacaggccaggtaaatttgaaggcggtgcttattttcGTGGTCTTTAAGATTCCAGGTTTCTcggtactttcagtactttgattaacatgtttatcattttgtaaaaGATCCTACGATTGGTACGTTtttggttgttttgtttttttccaaATGGAACTTATTTCATGCATGTACAAGAAATTCAGGGATTGAAGAAGCACATAAAATCACATTTACATTTTTTCCCACACAAATGGAAACATTTCTATCTGGTTTAAGTAACAAGACTTTTTTTCAGACCAAAGAATTGCAAACAAGTTCTGACAATTAACTTATTAGTTTTTATCTTTATAGATTAGGCCTAGAAATAATCGTAAAATAATCTGTCGTTCTCAGCCTTCTAGCATATGTCGCATATGTTCCTATCTTTCAAGAATTTCTAGATTACGTGATTAAAGAATGAATTGTAAAATTTGTAAGTAGTATGTTACGTTAGATTAGCCATGTTAGGTTGTCGTCAATTCTCAAGGGGGAAAACTTGTATGAAAAAATCAAGCATGGTACACTAAACACTATATTTATACTGCTTTGAACCGAAATGACTGGGGTCGAACTGGTGAGGGTTCGAAAATCGATTCCTCCATTCGGAGTCCCTCGTGCATTTCATTACCGTGTACGTATATGTGAAACTCGAAATTAATAATCTGAAACATTAAAAATGCCACTTCCATCGGCTTTACTTGCAAAGTTGAAGAAGAGGGGGATTGTTCCTGAGCAGCAAAGAAAACCTGGTGTGTATTTTGTGTCCGTACCATAACAGATTAAATTAGGCATAATAACCTTGCCGAATTTCCTCTGACATTTAAAAAGTGTAGTGTAATAGGAGTAAATAATGTAGACAATGCAGATTATAAGATACTCTCTGAATATTTTTCTATAAAACGATTTGTAACTTATTTCGGCTCAGtcagaacatttttaaatttcttttaaataaccccccccccccccccccccccccccccccagactATGAGCAAGCTAAGACTGTACCATATTGTGACCGTAATTACAGTGTCCACAAATTTCAGTGTTTTGCCTCTTCGTATCACTACGTCTTCATTCTACATGTACGTTTGCTGTTTACTGGGCCTAATTCTATTTTAAGCCATTTTATTGATGATAAGGTTTACTCTTTCAGCGGAGGAGATAGAGGAGGTATTTGCTGAGGATTACGATGATCCAGTCAAGGAAAATACCGCCCCTCCCCCCGCAGATCTGGAGATGGACACGTCAGTGGACAATCAGACAAAATCCCTGGTGTTCGAAGTCTCAGCTTGCCCAAACAGGTCACATTTGTTTTTGTCCTATGCCATTACTTCTAAGTGCACAAATTGTTTGGGTTTTAGTACAGGACTGTCAGATTTTGATTTGCATGTATTAAAGCACCAAGAagctagtccgaaatatctgacgttttcctgggtTTTTTTATGATTTGGATATTTACctggcacagtaaatatcaaaatcataaaaaaaacccaggaaaacgtcagatatttcggactacaaGGAgcatgcatgtgtatatatttcatcCAATGTGTATCTCATGAGCATTTTGCAGATTACTCCAGttgaattttatgtttgttgTAATACATGGGAAATTCTTGTAGACAATatgcatttcatttctttattttgcaATCCATCTTCATGATCATTTAGTGAGCTCTTGATCACCTTTCACATGTATGCTTTTAATTTTGACTGAAGTTGACATACCAACTTATTGGAAAGCTTgagattttaatgaagaaagcaACATTATTTTTGTTACATTTTGCCACACAGTACTCGGGGTTGTCAGTAGAAATTATTGAAGATGAGTTCCGGACTCTTGGTTTATAAGCAGCTTGAGTCCCACGAAAAATTTATGAGTCCATGAAAATTTTATGAGTCCCATGGATATGTaatgagtatttttatataagaCAATTAAAATGGAAGCAGTAGAAAACACATCAgttttaagatttatttttaatcattcgCGACTTGGCCTCGGACGACTAATTGTCCACACCAACAGAATCATTTCCCTGAATCTCCCATCATCACAACAACCCTATTTAAAATTAAAcagcattttaatcaaattatcattgtgataaaatagatgGGTACTAGTTTTGTTTGCCGACAAACTGAAAAACctaccaaagtttacaaactacgctactttcgattccaataaaaatggctaccagaagacaaacatttatatttaaatatagataccgatttgtaaaacaaacaaataaataaagaaataagaGTAAATAACTGCCAGTGCCCCGGAGTGGCAAAACATTCTACATTTTGCATGTTATCTAATTATCTTTTgaatattatattctaatttgcaCCTAATTGACTGATGCTAAACAAACAAGTCGGATTGGGACACTGAACTCGGTGGTTTTATTTCTGTTCACTAGAGCGTAACATTTTACCTAATTTTTTTCCTACTACGagttttaattaatacacaCAATATCAGGGCTTctaaaaaaattatgattttcacTCGGAGTCCTTGACCATTATTGACGCATCCAAGGGACTCACCATATCAGACAAACTTGAGTCccaaatgaattttttgcgTCTAGGATGCAGATTCTTgcgttagtgacaaccctgGTACTGTACATCTTTtcttcctaaattttgtttttgcgTGTTGTGACGATATGTTGCTGTGAATACAACCTTACCTGAGATCGTGTTTTACACAGATACAATAAATACCACACCTGTGTAGAGTACTGCATGAAGAGATGGGGGAGTCAGAGGTTTGAGCCGGCCCCCACCATGATCAGGAAGAGGGACAGGATGCTGAGGCGGTATCCACTCCCCGAGGGGTGGGAGGAAGTGGCAGACCCCCAAACGTGAGATCTTTTTGATGTGTTGCAGATAGAAAgatatcaaaagattttatgTTTTAGGATCTGTATGATTAGTGTGTGGTGTGTCTCATGTCTCATTCATTTTACTTCCTTATGTAAGGAGTACCATATCCTAACTGTATAACATaataggattaggcagcaggcagaGTCTATATAAACCTTCTCCCATGCAAGGACTTGTACTGACTTAAAAGTGACtttctgaaaatgttaaaatgagTTCAAATGATTATTCAAAAAAACTTGACAGTTTCACATCGTTGTTGAATCAGATCCAGATAGAAATAGTTTGGAAAATTGAATTACACCCCTCACAGTTAAAACTGGCCTGCTTTCTATTTATCAGGAATCGTTACTTCTACTGGAACACCTTTACAGACCAGGTATGCTGGCTGTCACCTGTACACCCCCGGGCTCATATCACAATTTCTGCCCAGAGAATTCAAGGTAGGCGtgtctaaaatatttcattatggcTGATTGTATTGTTTTTTACTGCTTTAAATTCCCATAGGTATTGAATAGTCTGAACATGCCTTTCATACCCCAGGGTGTCAAGCGCCTGtttattcctatattttcctttaagCTTGAATGTTCCTATATTTTCCCCGTAAGTCATATAAagccttatatatatatatatatatatatatatatatatataaattactcctactttcaaaaattatttttttttaaaaagggaaaaaacccaaaaaatcCAGGAGCTGATGCTAGATTGATATTTAGTTAgattgttatgaagagaataactatgattattgtataagaactgtctactggatggaaaactgtccacatctgaaaggattttgtctttgtttatgtttaatattatttcttctccagtaagatactatgcttgctagatttttatgcagaaaaaataaacttttttttacaaACTCTTTAATGAAAACCCTATTTATTTCTCTAAATCTGTTGTAAAAATCCCGATAATTGCCCTATAAACTACCCCAAAAAAATCCTATAATCCTATATTTTTTAGACCAAAAGTGGCTTGACACCCTGATACCCCACAGATCATCTGTCTTAGAAGAATAGGTCTTTTGATAGGCAAAATTTATTTGTTAGAGATGGCAGtgtaattaaaatatcaaagagaatagaTTTATCCTGAGCATGATAGCATTGTAGCTGGCCATATTTATTGTAACAATGAGATGTCAACTATTCCCCCAGGTGTATCCAAATCATATGCACTGCATGATTACTAATCCATGCTCTCCAGACtatcaatgaaaatttatatcaaaatgtcaAGGATTAGTAAAATCGTTGATATTgcgtgaaataaaaaaaaaaaacataagaAGTAATTAT belongs to Ostrea edulis chromosome 7, xbOstEdul1.1, whole genome shotgun sequence and includes:
- the LOC125656086 gene encoding polyglutamine-binding protein 1-like, whose product is MPLPSALLAKLKKRGIVPEQQRKPAEEIEEVFAEDYDDPVKENTAPPPADLEMDTSVDNQTKSLVFEVSACPNRYNKYHTCVEYCMKRWGSQRFEPAPTMIRKRDRMLRRYPLPEGWEEVADPQTNRYFYWNTFTDQVCWLSPVHPRAHITISAQRIQDLLGDQSLANKEGSDEEMETKGSDESDMSSSSSSSSSDSEDEYDKRRRDRGRRYHDNRRRGGKRQKDELDPMDPAAYSEVPRGSWSTGLATRGEAKTGADTTASGPLFQQRPYPSPGEILRRNRDQT